CCGAACCCCAAGGGCTGATCTTCGTGTGGCCGCTGCCCGCCGCCATCGTCGTCGGCGAACTCCTCGAAGACCGGGGCTCCTGGGTCTGGGGGGTGGCCGCCGTGCTCGTGCTCTGCTGGGCGATCGGATTCGGCGTGGTCTACAACGGGCGGGCACGGGCCTCGAAATGACCGTCGCCGACAGGGCCGAAGAGGGCTTCAACGCCACGATCCACGCGCCGAACCGGCTCCGGATCTGCGCGATGCTGGAGTCGGCCGACCAGGTCGAGTTCGGCCTGATCCAGGAACGGCTGGACGTCAGCGCCTCGGTGTTGAGCAAGCACGTCGGCGTCCTCATGGACGCCGGATACGTCGAGCAGACCAAGGCCGTCCGCGACACCCGCCAACGCGTGTGGCTCTCGCTCACCAAGACCGGCCGCCGCGCCTATCAAGCCCACGTCGCCGCCCTGCGCGCCATCGTCGGCGAGGCCCCCGACGAGGTCCGCCGGTCGGCCGAGTAGTCCCACCGTTCACAATCAGATGATCGGAATTGTGTGCACCGCAACGATGCGCCGCGCATTCTCCAGGGTGCACGCTTTCTCTCGCATCCCGTCCCCTGTGAGAGGAAGCCCCTGTGAAGAGGCGTCTCCGAAGGCCCGTTCAGGCTCTGGTGGCCACGGCGGCGCTGACCGCCGCGATGGTCACCGCCGTGTCCCCCGCCCAGGCCGACGCGAACCCGTACCAGCGTGGACCGGAACCCACCGAGCAGAGCGTCACCGCCGAGCGCGGACCGTTCGCCACGAGCACGGTCGGTGTTCCCGCCGGCAGCGGCACCGGCTTCAACCGGGGCACGATCTACTACCCGACCGACACGAGCCAGGGGACCTTCGGGGCCATCGCGGTCATCCCGGGCTTCACCGGGCCCGAGTCGAGCATCGCGTGGTTCGGTCCCCACCTCGCGTCCCACGGCTTCGTGGTGATGACGCTGACGACCTCCAGCGGCTGGGACTTCCCCGCGTCGCGGACCAACCAACTCCTCGCCGCGCTCGACTACCTGACCGGCAAGAGCGCCGTGCGCGACCGGATCGACGCCACCCGGCTGGGTGTCATGGGGCACTCGATGGGCGGCGGCGGAAGCCTCGGCGCGGCCGCCAAGCGGCCCGCGATCCAGGCCGCCGTCCCGCTGACACCCTGGCACCTGGACAAGACCTGGAACGAGGTCCGTGTCCCGACGATGATCATCGGTGCCGAGGCGGACACCACGGCCTCGGTGGGCTCGCACTCCGAGCGCTTCTACGCCAGCCTGACGAACGCCTCCGACCGGGCGTACCTGGAGCTGGAGAGCGCCGGCCACCTCGTGCCCATCTCTTACACGCCGACGATCGCGAAGTACTCGCTGTCCTGGCTGAAGCGCTTCGTCGACAACGACACCCGCTACGACAGGTTCCTCTGCCCGGCTCCCCAGCCGAGCTCGTTGATCAGCGAGTACCGGGACACCTGCCCACACTCCTGACCCGTCCTCGCGTACGACGGTGGCCGGCCCTTCGCCGCCACCGTCGTACCGCGTTCCGGGACGATCCGGGACATAGGATCGGCGGGCATGGCATGCGTGGAGGACGACGACCCCCGGTCCCTGCGACGCCTGGGCCTGCTCGCCCTCGCCGAACGCCTCGACGCCGGCCACGTGGTCGACGGCGCGGAGCCGCTTCCACAGGCTGTGGACGAGGTGCCGGAGGTGGCCCTCGCCCAGGCCCGTCTGTATCGCCGGCTTCGTCATGGGCCTTGTCCCCAGTGGCGCGCGGTCGAGTTGCCGGTCCGGGTTCGGATCGCGTGGCTGAGCGCCGAGATCGCCCATCGGCCCGAGGTCGCGCGGGACGAGCCCCCGGGCGAGCCGCTCTACCAGGCCGTGCGCGGGCTCACCGCAGCCGATGTGGACGAGCCCGGGGCGCTCGCCCGGATCCTCGCGGACAGGCCCGATCCGGTGTTGCGCGGGGAGGCGCTGCGGCTCGCCCGTGAGGCCCTCCACGCCGCCCTGCTGTCACCCGGCCCGGCGCGGGCGCTGGTGGCGGACCTCGCGGACGATCCCGACGTGGCCGAGGAGGCGCTCCGCGAGCTGGCCGAGCCGTGGGCCGCACTGGATCCGCTGCCCGGTGAGCGCCTGCGCCGCCACCTCGGCACGGGGTCGCTCGAGGTCGTGGCCCGGCACGGTCATCGTGACCTGCTCTGGGAGGTGGCCGCCGACCGCGACCGGCCCCCCGCGTCGCGCCGGCGCGCGCTGGACCTCCTCGGCGACCTCGCGGACCGGGACGACGTTCCCGACCTCCTGGGCCTCGCGCTCGAAGACCCGTTGCTGTTCGCCGAGCCGGCCTTCGGGTGCCTGCGGGGGCTGCATCGGCGAGGTCACTTCCCGGTCGGGGACGATGTGCCGGCGATCGTGGGGCTGGCGCTCGCCGATCACCGTGTTCCGGCCGAGGAGCCGGCCACCGTCCTGTACACCTGCCGCCACGAGGCGCTGCGGGAGCTGGCCGCCGCGCCGCCGGACGACCCGCACTGGTCACGGCGGCTGGACCTGCTCGTCGCCCTCGCCGCGCAGGGCGTCCGCGACCTCGCCGTGGGCGACACCGTCGCCGGTCTGCTGCGCACGGCCCGTGACCCGGTGCCGTTCCTGCGGGCCCTTCGCGTTCTTCGCCCTACGTCCGCGTCTGCGGAGGCCGCCGTTCTGGAGGCTCTTCCGCGTACGCCGGCGGCGGCTCTCGACGCGTTGGAGGCGGTCGGCGGGGCGCGCACGGCGACGGTGTTGGCCGAGCTGCTCGGCGGACGGGAGATCGTCGCCCACCTGCGGCCGTTGCGGCATCGGGCGTTGGAGGTGTTGTGGCATCTCACCGAGGACGGCGACCTGCGGCGGGCGCTGCTGGATCGACTGGACCCCCGAGACCTGCCCGCCCGCATCGCCGTCGACCTCGGAGGGCCCGACGAACGGGAACTCGCGCTGCTCAGAGCGGCCCTGGCCCCCGACGACCCGGTGGAGGCCCTGTGCACGTCGGCCCGCAACGGCGGCTCCGCCCAGATACCCGTTCTCGCCGATCTGCTGTTGCGGATCGTCTCCGACCTCGCGGCGGCCGGCGGTCCGCCCGAGGGCTCGGGTCAGGAGCCGGTCGTGCCGCCGGAGGCCGTGGAGGCGTTGCGAGGGCTGGGGCGTCGGCTGTACGAGCGGGGCAAGATCCGGCCGCGTTGTCTGCTGGACGCGACGACCGCGAAGGAGGCCGGTGCCGCCCTCGTCGCCGACATCGCGGCGGACCTGCTGGAACGACCGGAACTCGGCCACGCGGAGCGCACGATCCTGCTCGCCCTCCTCCTCGAAGTCCCCGCCCCGGGGATTCGCGCGCGGGTGCATCCGCTGTTGCGCCACCGCGACCGCCATGTGCGCAAGCACGCCATCGCGCTGCTCGCCCGTGACGACGACGGTGCGGACGCCCGGGCGTTGTCGGCCGGCCTGATCCCGCTCACTCGGGCCGGGGACGTCCAGACCGTACGTCAGGCGGTGCTCGCGCTCGGGCGGGCGCGGGCGCGCTGGGCGGCGGAGGCGATCGCGGCGTGCCTCGACCACTCCAACATGAACGTCAAGAAGACGGCGGCGGACGCCCTCACCTGTGCCGGGGCCCCGGTGGCCGTGCCCCGGCTGCTCTTCTGGCTCGGGGCCCACGACAACCCGGGTCTGCGCGACCGCCTCACCAAGGCGCTGCGGACGATCCTCGGTGACGCCTCCGCGGCGACGGTCCTCGCAGCCGCCGACCGGGCCGACGACGATCGCACGCGCACTCTGCTGCTCATGGCGCTCGATCGCCGTCTGGAGGCGCGGGCCGTCGGAGCCCTGGTCCGCCAGGGTTCGCCGTCCGGTGCCCGGCTGCTCGCGCTCGTCGCCGACGGCACGATCGCGCTCCGGTCGGGCACGGCCTCGGAACTCGCCGCCCTCGGCATCTCTCCGCCCCCCGGACGACCCGCCGATGTGGACGCGTTGGTCGCGCGGGGCTGGGACCCCGACGTCGCGCTTCGCCTGGCACGGGGGAACGAGGAGGTGCCGTCCGGACTCCGCCCGATGCTGGCGCACTGGCTGGGGCTGGCGGAGGCGCATCCGGAGACCTTGGGCTTCGTCCTTCGCCTGTGTCCTCCGCCGTGGTCGGCCGATGAGGTGAAGCTGTTCGCCCGTTCCGTACGGCCGCTGGTCGCGGGGCTGGCGGACATCGACGACGACCACCGGGACCGGCTCGTCGCCGTCCTGAACGAGGCGGTCGCCGGCCTGCCCGCGTCCGAGGCGTTCGAGATCGCGTCACGCCTTCGCGCCCTGCCGCCGGGCGCGGCGGGAAGCCGCGCATGGCTCGCGCTGCTCCGCCGCAGCGGCGCGGTGCTGACCCGAGCCGACGTCGAACGGGCGCTGGCGGCGGTCCGCGTGGGGGCGAGGCCGTCGGCGGAGGACGTGCTGCGCGAGGCGTTCGCGGCACCGGAGATGGACGAGCCCCTGCCCGAAGAGGCGTTCCGCTGGCGCGAGGCCCTGTCGGAGGCCGTTCGTTCGCCGGCGGCACTGGGGCGATTCCGCGCCGAGGACGGCTTTGCGGCCGTGGGTTCGCGCCATCGGCTGAACGCGCTGATCGACGTGTTCTCGTCCACGGAGCTTCGCGACGCGCTCCTGGATTGGATGTGCGAGCTGCAGCCGGTCGACGCGCCGCCCTGGACCCTGGCGGAAAAGGCACGGCGACGCGCCCCCGCGCTCCGCACGCCCCGCCCGAGCGACCTGGACCAGCCCCGCTCGGCCGCGCAGCGCGAACGACTGCTGTCGATGCTGGACGACCCGGCCCCCGACCGTCGCGAGGCGGCGGCCCGCACGCTGCTCACCTGGCCCGAACCGGAGACGAGACTCGCGGTCCTGCGCGCCCACCTCCAAGGACGGGTCGACATCACCGTCACCGCCGACCTGGCCCGGGCCTCGACCCTCCTCGGGGAAGGCGAGCTGCACGCCCCCGAACGCCTCGCCGCCCACCTGGCCTCCACGGACCTCGGGCCACTCGTTCCCCATCTGCTGCGACGCTGGGAGCAGGGTGACCCCGCCACGCGAGAACGCGCCGGTCAGGTACTACGTCGAGCGTCCCCCGACACCGTGGCGGAGGCGATCTCCGACCGTCTGGAGGCCGGCGCGTGGGGGCTGCTCGACCTCGTCGCCGGCGTTCCCCTGCTGCGCACTCCCGCGCTGACGCGAACGATGCGGCGCCTGCGTCAGGAGGGCCGCGACGACCTGGCGGCCGGGCTCGTCCTCGTCGACGGACCGCTGCGCCACCCCGACGCCGCCCGCCGGGACGAGGCCGTTCTCGCCGCACTCCGTGACCGCACGGCGGTGCGGCGGCCCCAGCCTCCGTCCCGCGCGGACCTGTTCCACGCGGCCCGCACGGGAACGGCCGACCAGATCCGCCGAGCCCTCACCCTCCTCGCCGAACGGCCGCCGGAGGGCTCCGGGTTCGGGGAGTTGCTGGACGAGATGCTCGGACATCCCGAGGCGCGGGTCCGGCTGCAGGCCCACCGGATCACCCGCAAGGTGCTGGACCGGGACGCCCACCTGGAACGGACGACGTGGCTGCTCGACGACCCGCAGCCGGACATCGTGCGTTCGGCGGCCAAGGCGCTGGCGCACGCCTCGTGGCGGCCGGCGATCCCCGGACTGGTGCGGCTGCTCACGCACGCGCACCCCGGAGTCCGGAGGACGGCGGCCGAGGGGCTCGTACTGGTCGGGGCCCCGGCGATCCCCGCGCTGCGGCACGCCGCCGGGCGGGCGCGGCCGGATCGACGGCCCGTCTACACGGAGGTGCTCGACAGGATCAACGCGCCGGGGCCCGATGCGGGACGACGCTCGGCCAGGTGAACGTCAGGGACTCACCGATGCCGAGGGCGTTCCACAGCGGGGCCACCTCGTCCAGCCTGGACAGCACGCGCTCCACCTGGGGCCGGTACTCGTCCGGGACGTTCGGAGGGGTCACCCACGGGGGGCGCTCGTCGGGCAGCCCGCCATGGCGTTGCCTCCACAGGGCGTCGCACAGCGCGGCGAGCGACTCGGCCAGCGCCATGTCCGCCGACCCGGCGTGATCCTTGGCGTTCAGGCCCGCCTCGCGTTTCTTGGCCTTGCGCTTGAGCCTGGCGCGTTCCCGGGCGGTGAGGTCCTCGGAGGGGTGGAAGCCCCCGCCGCCGCGCGCCGCGCGCCCGAAGACCCCGGCCGACAACCCCAACTCGGCCTCCAGCACGTAGTGGACGAGGTCGTGCGGGATGTGCTCGTCGAACCCCGGGGACGGATCCTGCCAACGGGGCGACTCCCCGGGCACGCCGATGGACACCCCGTAGCGACGCGAACCCGTCCGTGTGAAAACAACGTCCATCACTTCACCGTAGAACGGACCTCCGGTGAGAAGCAGCTTCTTTTTCGGCCCCTCAGTGGGGGATGCCGTCGATGAGGGCGCGCGCCCCGCCGCGGAGGAGGTCCTCGGCGACGTACGCGCCCAGCTCGGCGGCCTTGCCCGGGGGCGCCCACTGCTCGGAGTGCACGAACCGGTCGCCGTCGGGCGTGAAGACCGCTCCCCGGAGACCGAGCCGCCCGTCCCGATGGAACGCGGCGTGCCCGGCGATGGGGCTGTTGCAGTGGCCCCGCAGCCCGTGCAGCATCGCGCGTTCGGCGGTGGCGCACCGCCGGGTCGGCGCGTGGTCCAGCCGTTGCGCCAGCCGCACGACGTCGGCGTCCGCGCGCCGACAGTCCACCGCGAGGACGCCCGCCCCGACGGCCGGGACGAGGTCCAGCGGGTCACCGGGCCGGTCGATGCCGAGCCGGGCCAGGCCTGCGCGGGCGAGGACGATCGCGTCGAACTCCTCACCGGTGTCCAACCGCGCGAGCCGCGAATTGACGTTGCCGCGCAGGAACTCGACCCTGAGGTCGGGGCGCAGCCGGCGCAACTGCGCCCGTCTGCGCACGGCCGACGTGCCCACCCGCGCCCCTTCGGGCAGGTCGGCCATGCGCCGGAATCCGGAGGCGGCGGGGAACAGCAGCACGTCCTCGGTGTCGTCCCGTTCGAGAAAGGCCGCGAAGACCAGTTCCTCGGGCCGGGGGACGTCGCCCGGAACGTCCTTGAGGCAATGGACGGCGACGTCGATCTCCTGGGCGATCAGGGCCCGGTCGATCTCCCGGAGGAACGCGCCCTTGCCGCCGAGTTCGCCCAGATGACCCTGGTGACGGTCGCCGGAGGTCCGGATGCCGACGATGTCGACGGTGACGCCGGCGAGCCCCGCGATCCGTTCCGCCACCGTGCGGGCCTGCGCCATCGCCAGCGGCGACGTGCGCGTGCCGAGCCGCAATGTCGGGCGTTCGCCGGACGTGGGGAATTCCGACTGCCCGGCGTGTACGATTTCGGCCGCCATCGCGTGCTCGCCCCCTGCGGTGCTGATCGACTGTCGCCATTATGGGCGGCCGTGGAGCGCGAAGGGGTGTCGATGCCGTTCGCCGCGCCTTTCGGTCCGACAAGAACCCGCGCATTTCACAGGGCGCTGGTGGCGGTCTGGTCGTCGCCCGAGCCCCGCGCCTTCGGCGTTCCGCCCGTACGGGCGGCGGTCAGCTCGGCGGGATAACGGCGACCGCTGCGCACCAACTCCAGGCCCGGCAGCAGGACCAGGTGCTCGCCCACGCCGAGGGGGAGGTCCCGGGAGCGGTCGAGGGGCCGGGTGCGGCCGTCGCGGAGCCGGAGGCCCGTGCCGTTGCGGCTCTCGTCGCGGACCACCAGCCGATCGTTGTGGAAGCGGAAGACCAGATGGGTACGGCTGATCAGCCGCCGCTGGTCGGGCGTGAGCCACGGACTCAGATCCACCTGGCCCGGACGCGCGGCGGAACGGCCCACCGGGCAGGGCTCGGCGGCCGTGACCGTGAACCGGTGCCGCTCCCGCCCGTCCACGATGACCTTGAGCTGGGCGCTCAACGGCCGGGGCCCGGTGTCTACCATGTCCAGCCCGTGCTGGTCGCAGCGGATCCGGCCGCCCATCATCCGGGGCAGCAGCAGGTAGCGCGCCCGGTGCGGATCGTGCCGGGGGCAGCGGGGCTCCGGGCAGCTCCACAGCCGGGCCAGCAGCTCCTTGCGCAACCGCCGGTCGCCGTCGAGCAGACCCTGCTGGAGCAGCAGGTCGTCCTCCTCGTTGCGCGACAGCTCCCAGTCCGGCAGCGCCGGCAGCTCCACGTGAACGAGCTCCACCGAGCCGCCGGGACCCGGCCGGGGCCGCAGCACGGCGTCGTCGCTGCCGTCCAACCACGGGAACTCGCGCCGGTGCCCCTTGAACAGGTCGCCGGTGACGATCGGCAGCCCCGTGTCCTCGGCCAGCTCCAACAACCGGGGGTCGGCCTTGGGCTCCACCTCGATCAGCCCGCCGTCCGCCCACTGCTTCAGCGCGCGGTGCTGACGGGCGTCCAGGAAGAGGCCCTTGCCGTGCAGGAGGCTCGTATCGGCGACCGCGTAGAAGGCGATGCCGGATTGCCCGTACAACGCGGCGAACGCGCCCGCGACCCGCTCCAGCCTGATCAGGTCCGCCTTGCCGTGTCCGCCGAGCCGTGGGTTGCGCACGATGTTGGACAGGTCGATCAGCGCGTCGGCGTGATCGATGGCCGTCGTCAGCATTTCGCTCACGGGGATCCACCTTAGGTTCCGGTGTCCTGCCGACAATGTGCATTATTACGCCTTTGTCGGTGGATGGCCGCCCGTATGATGTCTCCGCATTCACGAATCCGGAGGGCCGATGCCTGATTGGGACCTTTTCGGTGACCCCGGGCACGATGAGCCGGAGGAGTCGCCGGCCCCCGCCCCGTCCTCCCACTGGGCGTCCCTGGACGACGAACCCGCCACCTCCGCCCCCGCGCCTTCCGGGTCGGGCTCGCGTTGGGCGTCGCTGGACGACGACGCGCCGCCTTCCGGATCCGGAGCGGGCTCGCGTTGGGCTTCGTTGGACGACGACGCTTCGGCGGGCGGTGCCGCGCCTTCTGGATCGGGTTCGCGGTGGTCGTCGCTGGACGACGAACCCGCCGCCCCGGCACCCGCGCCTTCTGGGTCGGGTTCGCGCTGGGCGTCCCTGGACGACGAGTCGTCGGTCGTCGGTGAGGTCTCGCCGGGGAGTTCGCTGAACGGGGGCGGGCGGCCGGCCTCGGAGTTGGTGGCCTCGCAGTTGCGGGTGGGCGAGGTGCTCTGGGCCAAGGTCGCCGGGCCCCGGGTCGAGTTGGGGTCCGGGCAGCCGCTGAACGTGCCCGGTGGGCCGCCCGACGCGATCGGGGGATGGCGGCGGGTGCGCATCCTCGACGCCGACACGATGCGGGCCGAGGTGCTGCCGTTCCCGGCGGTCCGGGAGCCGACGCCGGGGGTCGGCGAGGATCCGGAGGCGTTGTTCCCGCCCGAGCCCGTCGCGTCGCCGCCGCGGCGGCCCCCCGGGTTTCCGCTGGGGGCCGGGGGCGACCTCGCGGCGGCGTTCGCGGACCGGGTGCGCCGTGCGGAGGAGGAGTTCCGACGCCGGGCGGAGGAGCTGGCCGCGCAGCGGGCACGGTCCGCCGAGATGGCGGCCGACCGACGGGTGGCGGCGGCGCAGGCGGAGGCCGGGCGGCAGGTGCAGGCCGTCCGGGCGGAGGCCGACCGTCGCGTGGAGGCCGCCGAGCGCACCGCCGCGGCCCGGGTCCAGCAGGCGCGCGACACCGCGGGCCGACAGGTCGCGCAGGCCGGGGAGTCCGCCCGGCAGCAGGTCATGAAGGCGGAGGTCCAGATGCGCGCGCACGAGAGCAACCGTCGCGCCGCCGAGATCGCGCGCGACGAGGCGCTCCGCATCCGGACCGTGTTGATCGCCGTGGCGGCGGTGGGCTGGCTCGGCCTCGTCCTCCTGGCGTTGAGGGGGCTGGCATGAGGGCACGCAGTTGGCTGGGCCGCTCGTCCAAGGACGGCCGCCCCTCCGCGAAGCCGGAAACACCGGACGACGCGACGGCCGAGGACACCCCCGCCGCGCCCGAACCACCGGTGGAGGCCGACCACGACGGCAACGAACCGTCGCCCGGAGCCGACCCGGAGCCCGGCGACGAGCGGAAGTCGCGAGGAGGGCCTGGTGACGACCCGGAGCCCGCGGAGGGTGGACGGGAGCCCCGAGGCGGGCACTCAGAGGAGGCGAAGTCCGTGGACGGGCCGGGGCACGACGACGGGCGGGAGTCCGAGGTGGCGGAGGCCGAGGGGCCCGAAGGCGAGCACATCGCACAGGTGACGGCCGACGGCCCGGAGGAGGACCCGACGTTCGAGACCGACGAGACGCCGGACGTCGACGACTGGCTGGAGGAGACCGTCGAGGAGGTCTTCGACCACCGGGAGGCCCTGGACGACCGGTTGATGGGCCCCATGGCGACCTACCGGTGGCCGGAGGCGGCGTTCCCCGTCCTCGGCGATCCGGACGGGCTGCCCGCCGGGCGGCTCGCGGCGGAGCTGATGGAGCTGTGGCCGCTCCTGGAGAGTGCCGTGGAGCGCACCGGGCCCGGTTGCCTGGTGCCCGAGTCGCTGCGCTGGGACGAGATCGCCGGTTGGCAGTTGCTGTGCGTCCCCCCGTACGGGGCCCGCAAGCTGCCGGTGGCCGAGACCCCCGGAGCCGTCGACCGGGATCGGTGGGCGGTGGTGTCCGCGCTGGTCACGCTGGCGGTCGGGAGGCCGCCCCGGGACGTGGCCGACGCGTTGGCGCTCACCGACCTGCTGGCGGGCGATCTGACGCAGGGGCTGGACGCCATCGTCCGCACGGTGCTGTCCGCGGGCTTCGCCGCCGCCGCCGCGCTGCAGGCCGGCCTGGAGCCGACGGGAGGGCGGCGGATCGGGTTCTGGCCCACCGAGGCCACGTTGCCCGGCTCGCGCAAGGTCAAGGGCGATCCCTCGATGGACAACGAGGACTCCGCCGCCGTCGTCCGCACCCCCGGCGGGGGTCTCGCGCTGCTGCTGTGCGACGGGGTCACGGGACCGGGCGACGGATCGGGCGCCCGTGCGTCCCGTGCCGCCGTACGGGCCATGCGCGAGTTCCTGGAGGACGACGCGAACGCCGCGCCCGACGTCGCGTTGGGCGTGGCGCAGCGGGCGGTGCTCGGGTCGGCGGGCGCCGGGGCGTCCACGGCGGTGGTGGCGCTGCTGTCGCCGGGCGGCCGGGCGCGGCTGGCCTCGCTGGGCGACAGCTCGGCGTGGCTGGTACGGCCGCTGCCCGACGGCGGGCGGGCGGCCTGGCGGCTGACGCCGGCGCACACCGAGCTGGCCGAACGGCTGGCCGAGGACCCGGCGGCCCGGTCCGGGGGCTCGATGCTCGTCCGGTGCCTCGGCGGCATCGACCGGACCCCGTTCACCTGCACGGTACGGCTCGCGCCGGGCGATCAGCTCGTCCTGCTGAGCGACGGCGCCGCCGAGCAGGACGGGGACACCTGGTTCGGCGACGACCTGGCCGAGCTGGCGGCGGCCGCCGCGTCCGGGGCGGGCCGGCCCGCCGCCGCGCTGGCCGCCGGGCTGGTGATGCGCTCGGAGCTGCTCGGCGGCCGGGACAACGCCACGGTCGTGATCGCCGACATCCACGCCGAGGACGCCTCCTAGACCCCGCCGACCGACACCCTGGAGGAAGAGAACGTGACCGCCGCCGAGATCTCCGTGGACCGTGACGTCGTCGGCGTCGGTCGCGAGTTCGCCGTGGCCATCCGGACCACGCCGCTGGCCGCCGCCCCACCGCTGTCGGGGCCCGGCGCGGCGTACGTCATCGCCCTGGACGCCAGCCCCTCGATGAGCTGGCCCGCCGAGAAGGACGGGGAGACCAGCCGCTGGCGGTTGGCCGTGCAGGCGGTCGTGGAGCTGGTGCGGCAGCTTCCCCCCGGCGACCGGATCGGGCTGGTCGCGTTCGACCATCAGGCGCGCCCGTTGGTGGTCGACCGGCCGGTGAGCGAGCTGCGCGGCACGTTGGAGGCCGTCCTCGGGAACGAGTCGCCGCCCCCGTACGGCGGCACCAACATCGAGGAGGCGCTGGAGACCTCGTACCGGATGCTGGCGAACTCCCCGGCGCCGTCCCGCCGGGTGATCCTCTTCAGCGACGGCGATCCCAACACCGGCGTCACCACCGCGGAGGGGCTGGCCGCGCCGGCGCAGCGGGCCGCCCAGCACGACGTCTACACCGACACCATCGGCATGGGCGCGGACGCCGACGTCGACCTGCTGCTGGCGTTGAGCGTCGGCGGCGGCTGCGGGCACGTGTCGTCCAAGGAGGGGGCCCGGGAACGGGTCACCGAGATCGCCGCGCGGCTGGCCCGCTGGGGCCAGAACGTGGCGGCCCCCGGCGGTGAGCTGGACGTCGAGGTGCATCCGTTCTTCCCGGTCGCCGGCGTCTACCAGCTCGTTCCGACCCGGCGGCGGCTGGAGGTCTCGGTCCGCAAGGGGGACGGCGGCGGTCAGCGGCTCGTGATCCCGCTGGGCGCCGTGGGCGCGGGCGACCAGCAGCCGCTGTTCGTGCTGCGGCTGACCGCGCCCGACCGGGTCGTGCGCAGGCGGGTCGACATCGTCGAGGCCACGGGGTCGCTGCGCGGAACGAACGGCGGGGCCCTCGGCAAGGCGGTGGGCTCGGTGCAGGGCGTCGCCGAACAGGAGTCCGCCCCGCGCCTCGACCGGTTGATGGCCGAGATCGACGCCATCGACACGGAGGCGCGGATCGCCCGGCGGCTCAACGAGACCGAGCCGTCCCGGTACGACGAGGTCTACCGCGAGGCGATCGAGGAGGCCCAGAGCCGGGGCCTGGACGAGCTGGCCGGGACGTACGAGGCGTCCCTGGACGGGCTGCGGCACGGCCAGGCGCCGGGGGACGTCCGCAACGAGCAGCGCGCCACCTCCAGCACCAGCAAGACCAGCGCCAACCGGCTCCTGCAGGCCCGACCGGAGCTGGACCCGGGGCTGGTGGCCCGGGGCGGGGGCCGGGAGAGCCGGGCCGACCGGGCCGACCGGCTGCGGCGTTCGCGACCCGACGACGGCTGGGGCGAGGATTCGGAGACCGAGGACCGCCGGGGATGAGCATGATCGGGGTGGTGCTGGACGCCGCCAACATCGCCAACCGCAACCCGCCGCCGAACTCCCCGCCGGGGACGCCGCGCAGGTGGGAGTTCGCCCGGGTCGAGCGGGTCCGCGCGGCGTGCGCGGCGCGCTGGCCGGACCGCCACGTCCGCGCGGTGATCGACGCGAGCGTGATGTCGCGGCTGGCGGACCGGGCGGGTGCGGCGACGGCCGAGCGCGAGGGCTGGCTGATCACCGCGACCGGGGACGCCGACGACGACGTGCTGGAGATCGCCGACCGGTACGCGGCGCTGGTCTTCAGCCGGGACAACTTCGGGCACGCCCGGCTGGAGTACCCGTGGCTGGACGGCGAGCCGGACCGGGTCTGGTGGTTCAGCACCAGGCGGGGCCTGGTCACGCTCGCCCCGCGCCCGCTCAAGCGGCTCACCCCCGACGAGATCGAGAGGGCCCGGCGGGAGAAGGAGCGCAAGGCGGGACGCCCCGTCGACGACGCCGACCGGACGTGGCGGTGCCTGGCGGCCGAGGGCGTGTGCACGTAC
The DNA window shown above is from Thermomonospora umbrina and carries:
- a CDS encoding HEAT repeat domain-containing protein — its product is MACVEDDDPRSLRRLGLLALAERLDAGHVVDGAEPLPQAVDEVPEVALAQARLYRRLRHGPCPQWRAVELPVRVRIAWLSAEIAHRPEVARDEPPGEPLYQAVRGLTAADVDEPGALARILADRPDPVLRGEALRLAREALHAALLSPGPARALVADLADDPDVAEEALRELAEPWAALDPLPGERLRRHLGTGSLEVVARHGHRDLLWEVAADRDRPPASRRRALDLLGDLADRDDVPDLLGLALEDPLLFAEPAFGCLRGLHRRGHFPVGDDVPAIVGLALADHRVPAEEPATVLYTCRHEALRELAAAPPDDPHWSRRLDLLVALAAQGVRDLAVGDTVAGLLRTARDPVPFLRALRVLRPTSASAEAAVLEALPRTPAAALDALEAVGGARTATVLAELLGGREIVAHLRPLRHRALEVLWHLTEDGDLRRALLDRLDPRDLPARIAVDLGGPDERELALLRAALAPDDPVEALCTSARNGGSAQIPVLADLLLRIVSDLAAAGGPPEGSGQEPVVPPEAVEALRGLGRRLYERGKIRPRCLLDATTAKEAGAALVADIAADLLERPELGHAERTILLALLLEVPAPGIRARVHPLLRHRDRHVRKHAIALLARDDDGADARALSAGLIPLTRAGDVQTVRQAVLALGRARARWAAEAIAACLDHSNMNVKKTAADALTCAGAPVAVPRLLFWLGAHDNPGLRDRLTKALRTILGDASAATVLAAADRADDDRTRTLLLMALDRRLEARAVGALVRQGSPSGARLLALVADGTIALRSGTASELAALGISPPPGRPADVDALVARGWDPDVALRLARGNEEVPSGLRPMLAHWLGLAEAHPETLGFVLRLCPPPWSADEVKLFARSVRPLVAGLADIDDDHRDRLVAVLNEAVAGLPASEAFEIASRLRALPPGAAGSRAWLALLRRSGAVLTRADVERALAAVRVGARPSAEDVLREAFAAPEMDEPLPEEAFRWREALSEAVRSPAALGRFRAEDGFAAVGSRHRLNALIDVFSSTELRDALLDWMCELQPVDAPPWTLAEKARRRAPALRTPRPSDLDQPRSAAQRERLLSMLDDPAPDRREAAARTLLTWPEPETRLAVLRAHLQGRVDITVTADLARASTLLGEGELHAPERLAAHLASTDLGPLVPHLLRRWEQGDPATRERAGQVLRRASPDTVAEAISDRLEAGAWGLLDLVAGVPLLRTPALTRTMRRLRQEGRDDLAAGLVLVDGPLRHPDAARRDEAVLAALRDRTAVRRPQPPSRADLFHAARTGTADQIRRALTLLAERPPEGSGFGELLDEMLGHPEARVRLQAHRITRKVLDRDAHLERTTWLLDDPQPDIVRSAAKALAHASWRPAIPGLVRLLTHAHPGVRRTAAEGLVLVGAPAIPALRHAAGRARPDRRPVYTEVLDRINAPGPDAGRRSAR
- the hemC gene encoding hydroxymethylbilane synthase, with the translated sequence MAAEIVHAGQSEFPTSGERPTLRLGTRTSPLAMAQARTVAERIAGLAGVTVDIVGIRTSGDRHQGHLGELGGKGAFLREIDRALIAQEIDVAVHCLKDVPGDVPRPEELVFAAFLERDDTEDVLLFPAASGFRRMADLPEGARVGTSAVRRRAQLRRLRPDLRVEFLRGNVNSRLARLDTGEEFDAIVLARAGLARLGIDRPGDPLDLVPAVGAGVLAVDCRRADADVVRLAQRLDHAPTRRCATAERAMLHGLRGHCNSPIAGHAAFHRDGRLGLRGAVFTPDGDRFVHSEQWAPPGKAAELGAYVAEDLLRGGARALIDGIPH
- a CDS encoding alpha/beta hydrolase, whose product is MKRRLRRPVQALVATAALTAAMVTAVSPAQADANPYQRGPEPTEQSVTAERGPFATSTVGVPAGSGTGFNRGTIYYPTDTSQGTFGAIAVIPGFTGPESSIAWFGPHLASHGFVVMTLTTSSGWDFPASRTNQLLAALDYLTGKSAVRDRIDATRLGVMGHSMGGGGSLGAAAKRPAIQAAVPLTPWHLDKTWNEVRVPTMIIGAEADTTASVGSHSERFYASLTNASDRAYLELESAGHLVPISYTPTIAKYSLSWLKRFVDNDTRYDRFLCPAPQPSSLISEYRDTCPHS
- a CDS encoding transcriptional regulator, with the protein product MTVADRAEEGFNATIHAPNRLRICAMLESADQVEFGLIQERLDVSASVLSKHVGVLMDAGYVEQTKAVRDTRQRVWLSLTKTGRRAYQAHVAALRAIVGEAPDEVRRSAE